A single Pseudomonas putida DNA region contains:
- a CDS encoding T6SS phospholipase effector Tle1-like catalytic domain-containing protein, with the protein MNEQCGSWHIGVFFDGTGNNASNAAAPCGGIATATGSYGNVHSNVALLHGLYPSGVVQGRVYFKHYAQGIGTTAGAPDSVFGQATGRGETGVLARVEEALAVIAGQLRDHLAAQAQTMPGRIEFDLFGFSRGAAAARHLANRLGAGEQGLPAELQGERVINFIGLFDSVAAMVAPLRGNFDPANAQYAGLRLGLGPKVARQVVQLVAADERRHNFALVRSGNDIVVPGVHSNIGGGYPPCMREQVMLCKPFSNQVPQCTPVERTAAYAAAKALLASASAADGERCLRVVTWEEPVAGGRAQRDTPQKTVYAAVLSEREVLGHLSRVYLSIMRELGVRAGVPFLPLGDDEGHRLPPALLGISDKLHDYVLGGGESAALSAEEQALLRARYVHASAHWNALKGMRNSRLDVLFVDRPEEGGRVLHDNPV; encoded by the coding sequence ATGAACGAGCAGTGTGGTAGTTGGCATATAGGTGTTTTTTTCGACGGTACTGGCAACAACGCGAGCAATGCGGCCGCGCCCTGTGGGGGCATTGCCACCGCCACAGGCAGCTATGGCAATGTGCACAGCAACGTGGCGCTGCTGCATGGGCTCTATCCCAGCGGGGTGGTGCAGGGCCGGGTGTACTTCAAGCACTATGCGCAAGGCATTGGCACGACCGCAGGGGCGCCAGATTCGGTATTCGGCCAGGCCACGGGAAGAGGTGAGACAGGCGTGCTGGCGCGTGTCGAAGAGGCACTGGCAGTGATCGCAGGGCAGTTGCGCGATCACCTGGCCGCTCAGGCCCAGACGATGCCTGGGCGCATCGAGTTCGACCTGTTCGGTTTTAGCCGCGGGGCGGCGGCGGCCAGGCACCTGGCCAATCGGCTGGGGGCCGGGGAGCAGGGCCTGCCGGCCGAACTGCAGGGCGAGCGGGTGATCAACTTCATTGGCCTTTTCGATTCGGTGGCGGCGATGGTTGCCCCCCTGCGGGGAAACTTCGACCCGGCAAATGCCCAGTATGCCGGCTTGCGCCTTGGCTTGGGCCCGAAGGTGGCGCGGCAGGTGGTGCAACTGGTGGCTGCCGATGAGCGGCGGCACAATTTTGCCTTGGTGCGTAGCGGCAACGATATCGTGGTGCCGGGTGTGCACTCCAACATCGGAGGCGGTTATCCGCCTTGCATGCGTGAGCAGGTGATGCTGTGCAAGCCCTTTTCGAACCAGGTGCCGCAATGCACGCCTGTAGAGCGGACGGCGGCCTATGCGGCTGCAAAGGCTTTGCTGGCGTCGGCGTCGGCAGCTGATGGCGAGCGATGCCTGCGGGTGGTGACCTGGGAGGAGCCGGTGGCGGGAGGGCGGGCGCAGCGAGACACCCCGCAGAAAACGGTCTACGCCGCTGTGCTCAGCGAGCGCGAGGTGCTTGGGCATCTGTCTCGGGTGTACCTGAGCATCATGCGTGAACTGGGGGTTCGGGCCGGGGTGCCTTTCCTGCCGCTGGGCGATGACGAGGGCCATCGGCTACCGCCGGCATTGCTGGGGATCAGTGACAAGCTGCACGACTATGTGTTGGGCGGGGGAGAGTCGGCGGCGCTTTCTGCCGAAGAGCAGGCTTTGTTGCGGGCCAGGTATGTGCATGCATCAGCCCACTGGAATGCCTTGAAGGGCATGCGCAACAGCAGGCTGGATGTTTTGTTCGTCGATAGGCCTGAGGAGGGGGGCAGGGTACTGCATGACAACCCGGTTTGA